tttttaattttgccTGTGTGTCCACAGGTTTGTCAACACACAGCAGATATCTGTTTGTAAATGGACAGAGTCTGTGTCCCATGTTGCTCTGAGCTTTAGTTCTTTCAAACATGTATTggtagtaaaaaacaaaaatgcgcAGCAGGTTTAATGATGTCATAAAACAGAAGAGCGAAGCCACTGGGTTAAAAGAACTCACGTTACAGAAATGCCAACAAACTGTGGAAAGATGGCTGCACTGACACTTAGGCCTACATCTAAATACAAGCCAGTATTCACACTCATCACTTCAGCTAATTAGAGGAATACTTTGACAtcttgggaaatgtgcttatttgctttctggcagagaattAGAAAAGAAGATCGATAGCACTCTGTTTGATATAAGgatgttaaatataaggcttcagccagttagcttagcttagcacaaagagaGCCGAGGCTAACAAAATCttcctaccagcacctgtaaagctcagtCACTAACACGTTTAACAGCTGTCAGTTTGTCGTTTCACAGGGGGAAATATGTCCGACTGTTTGTgggctctgagcagttgccaggcaaccagcagagactccaggaagttactgctcctaGCCAAGAAGCCGTTATTCCCACCCAAGAAAACGTTGCTTTGAAAAGGAGCTGCACGCTGTTTGTTCTTCGGCTGGTTTCGCTTGTTAACAAACTACTGAAAATATACCGGGTAAAAAATATAACTGGTTTAATCTGCAGTGACCAGTTAATAAACAGATTCCCAGTGAAGGGTAAAAGACTTCTAGGATTCACCTGTGGTTCCTCTTCTCAGGCTCCTCTGaaagcctcctctctcctccgtGACATGTTTAAGTGATTCATCAACATCCTCAGTTActtattttcactgtatttgAACTTTGAACACAGTAGTAAAAGACATCTAGTGTGCAACACCCAAGGTAGCACTGGAGCAAAGCTCAGTGTCGCTCGCTGTAGAAAAACAGCAGCTCAGGCTGCTTTAAAGCGGTTCTGCACCCGGTCATGTGTGGACAGTTGAAACCTAAACATCAGGTTTCTCCAGCACAAATGTAGCTGTGTCAGCCAGGTTTCTCATTCACATGATGTTGAAGACGGCCGCTCGCTGCAGAAAGCTGGAAATAAACTGTTTGCTTAGCGGGTAGTGTAATCTCTACATGGatatgttttctttcagtttccaGACGGTGTCCCTGTTTGGATTTTACATCTCACTTCATCCCAGATCTCAGTGAGAGGACGTCTTCAGCCCATGAAAACTGTGATCCTGCCGTCCAAGATGATGTTTAGAGGAAAACCTCTGACGACTGCAGCTTTGCTGGTAAAATCatgttattactttttttttttgcttagcaGCAATTCATATAACTCACCTGCAAAGGTGAAATGATGAACTCCTAATGATTCGTAGAACGAGCAGCAACATCTCAGTCGGTACTTTTAGCTGTCGTGGATGTGGTAATGTGgttttactttgtattttttggACATTAACTATCTGGGTGACTGAAACGgatctacacaaacacaaagtgctGCCTGCTTTCTATCAGAGCTCATTTCAACAGCTTCTATCCATGGATTTGATttgcagtatgttttcatttcaacaggTTTCACTGAGACAGAAAACCTTTTCTTACTCTTCACAGATACTTGTGATGAATGTCTTCAGAGGACAGACCCTCACATGTCATCGAGCAGAGTATCTGATAGGGAATGAATGCTGTCCAATGTGTCCTGCTGGTAAGATCCATCTGAATGTTAAAGGAATATCTCACTTTCAGTTACATACAGAGTCTTTCTGTTATACTGCCAGGTGCCAGCAGTGATTACCAGAATCAAGCACTTGTGTGCAGATCAGTGGAGTCAGTCTTACTCCCACGGTTGGTGCTGTTTATGTTCACAGGTGAAACGTATCGGTGAACTTCCTGCATCTGACTGGAGTTTTATTCCGACAGTAAAAGAATGACTCTGTAGTAGACAGCAGTGCGTGTCACTTTGCCGAGCTCACAACGTGCGCTTTACCCTCAAGATTATACACTTTGATTTAATAGAAACATTATGTtgcatgaaattaaattgttggttttcttttcaACAGGAACTCGAGTTAAAACAGATTGCACagagatcagaaatacttcctGTCTGCCCTGCGTAGAGAGAACCTTCATGAATCAGCCTACTGGACGTAAACAGTGTTTTCCCTGTACAAACTGTGATGCAGGTAGATTTCTGTTAATATTTCCTAATTATTAGTAGAAACTTATGACCAAGCCTACAGTTAAAGGCAGTAAGTCGGCTTATTACGGCAGGTCCCACTGTTAATGCTGTGTAAGAACTGAGGAAACTGTTGAAGACAATGTCATTGCAAAGATGCAGAGactcattttaaataataaaagtgtAGTATCTCCAAATGTAACCTCTACATGTGCTGACAGGTTCTGGTTTAAAGACAAAGACGTCATGTACAACAACATCAGATGCAGTTTGTGAACCACTGGAGGGATTCTACTGTGTGGACTCTGCAGACGGCGGCTGTGTggccacacagaaacacacaagctgTCGACCAGGACAATACATCCGTCAGAACGGTTGGTTTTCTTGTGCTGACTTTAAGGTTATAGGTATAGTTTAAGTTTTAAAGTTCAGGGAAACTGACCTCATCGACAACTTGCTCATTAAAGCTGCAAGTGGTGATTTctgaccactagatggcagaacAGAAGCACCACAATAAATTTGTAGAAAGCGCTAAGTTCAGACCAGTTGAGTCATCCGGTCAGCCTGTAGCCGTCAATGAGGGAACTTTCAGATGGTCAACCGACTGAGTAAAACCACTGAAGCTGATTAGTTAGTGTGCAGTGcatgtaaagtaacaaaaacataatttaaatagATTCATGTACAAAAAAATCCAAGATACTACCTGGGATATGCTCCATCTTGGCTTTTACATTGGCTCTATTCGGTATAGATCGCTCCTGGGAAATGGTGTGAAAATGGGTTGGGttgtatttttaagatttttccaACATAAAATTAGCGGGAATGCGTGAATGGGAGCAGAAGCTCCGCACTATTAGAAGCAGACTGAGAAAAAGCCCCAAAGTGAAACCTGTGGATCGCTTTCTCAAATGCTCCATGCTTTACCAGATACTGTAATTGAATATTTTCATCCACATTTACTGGCATGTTTAGTAACTGGGGCTGCTGTTCTGACCAACGTACGCTGCAGGTGTATTTAGAGGCTGCAGGTGTCTAAATAACACCTGCTCTTTTTGCCCTGAAAGGCGAGAAAGAAAAAGCTCCTGTGCCTCTTTAGTTGTGAGCTTCTCACCCTGCtgtacagtgggtacggaaagtattcagacccctttaaatttttcactttgtttcatagcagccatttgctaaaatcaaaaaagttcattttatttctcattaatgtacactcagcaccccatcttgacaaaaaaaaaaggtagaaatctatgcaaatttattaaagaaaaactgaaatatcacattgtcataagtattcagaccctttgctgagtattgagtagaagcacccttttgagctagtacagccatgagtcttcttgggaatgatgcaacaagtttttcacacctggatttggggaacctctgccattcttccttgcagatcctttccagttccgtcaggttggatggtgaacgttggtggacagccattttcagtctctccagagatgctcaattgggtttaggtcagggctctggctgggccagtcaataatggtcacagagttgtgcttagggtcattgtgaACCTTTGGCCCAAACTAAGGTCCTAAGCACTctgaggttttcttccaggatatctctgtacttggccgcattcatctttccttcaattgcaaccagtcgtcctgtccctgcagctgaaaaacacccccatagcatgatgctgccaccaccatgtttcactgttgggactgtattgggcaggtgatgagcagtgcctggttttctccacacataccccTTAGAAGtaacgccaaaaagttcaatcttggtctcatcagaccagaggatcttatatgaaagcctgcatagagtttgccaaaaaacacatgaaggactcccagactatgagaaatgtctcacactgaggagaggcttccgtcgggccactctgccataaagccccgactggtggagggctgcagtgata
This sequence is a window from Siniperca chuatsi isolate FFG_IHB_CAS linkage group LG10, ASM2008510v1, whole genome shotgun sequence. Protein-coding genes within it:
- the LOC122883568 gene encoding tumor necrosis factor receptor superfamily member 14-like, whose amino-acid sequence is MKTVILPSKMMFRGKPLTTAALLILVMNVFRGQTLTCHRAEYLIGNECCPMCPAGTRVKTDCTEIRNTSCLPCVERTFMNQPTGRKQCFPCTNCDAGSGLKTKTSCTTTSDAVCEPLEGFYCVDSADGGCVATQKHTSCRPGQYIRQNGTALRDTECSDCSGGTFSDGTFTSCRPHTQCGSINLQLRAGTASADAECGEQSSDTTGTGIIVAAAVVGLFLLIGASVAVLYYVRKKKNKRKTNAENPQQFTKHESGEETSGMI